One Amaranthus tricolor cultivar Red isolate AtriRed21 chromosome 1, ASM2621246v1, whole genome shotgun sequence DNA window includes the following coding sequences:
- the LOC130807285 gene encoding uncharacterized protein LOC130807285, protein MNNGHDDPQAVMAKKISTLKPPTFVCKEDPMLLENWLRDMEKIFTANGTPETQKVNQATFYLREDADTWWETEGQTISNQPNFDWDSFKGAIRGRFFPEHIRRQKCSEFNRLNQGKFMSVKEYAQKIQTRLGGSTSSTLAEAYSKACNMERILQREEDVLGRNKRKDQSNADSQSNDKRPRFGNNGGNGRNNHHGGGHNNSNYQNPRQNENQQRNGNQRAWVCKKCEKSHSGYTCQGEPIKCYAYGEAGHKANYCPKRQEGNQPGQNGHNKGYNNNGGGSRNHNFNNNRSNNTQAGSDSANDKYNANKNQNNNGNNGNRGRTFNGRLHVMSKSEAESDANIVRGTFLVNSKPAFVLFDYGASHSFLSKSFIEKHSLKPSSSCQAKVTTSSGETFLSKNLYLGMPIVISETELPVKLIEFNLKDFDLVLGMDWLRKYQAKINCAKQRITFRGPKGNKLTYQETTSEPPKTKLISALNLQTRLRKGYPVICAM, encoded by the exons atgaacaatggacaTGATGACCCCCAAGCTGTCATGGCTAAGAAGATCTCCACTTTAAAACCCCCTACCTTTGTTTGCAAAGAGGACCCTATGCTATTAGAGAATTGGTTACGTGACATGGAGAAAATCTTTACTGCAAATGGAACACCTGAGACCCAAAAGGTTAACCAAGCTACGTTTTACCTACGTGAGGATGCTGACACATGGTGGGAAACTGAGGGACAAACCATTAGTAACCAACCAAACTTTGACTGGGATTCTTTTAAGGGTGCTATTAGAGGTCGATTCTTCCCTGAACATATTAGGAGACAAAAGTGCAGTGAATTCAATAGGTTGAACCAAGGGAAGTTTATGAGTGTCAAGGAATATGCCCAAAA GATACAAACTAGGTTAGGAGGAAGTACCTCATCTACCCTTGCGGAGGCTTATTCTAAGGCGTGTAATATGGAGAGGATCTTACAAAGAGAAGAAGATGTGTTGGGAAGGAACAAGAGGAAAGACCAAAGTAATGCGGATAGTCAAAGTAATGATAAACGACCTCGTTTTGGTAACAATGGGGGTAATGGTAGGAACAATCACCACGGAGGAGGACATAACAATAGTAACTACCAAAACCCTAGGCAGAATGAAAACCAGCAAAGGAATGGTAACCAGAGGGCTTGGGTTTGTAAGAAATGTGAGAAGAGTCATTCGGGCTATACGTGTCAAGGCGAACCAATTAAATGTTATGCTTATGGCGAAGCTGGACATAAGGCTAATTATTGTCCCAAGAGGCAAGAAGGAAACCAACCAGGGCAGAATGGACACAACAAGGGCTATAACAACAATGGAGGAGGATCTAGGAACCATAACTTCAACAACAACCGCTCGAACAATACTCAAGCAGGAAGTGATTCAGCAAATGACAAGTACAACGCGAACAAGAATCAGAACAACAATGGCAACAATGGAAATAGAGGACGCACTTTCAATGGGAGACTCCACGTTATGAGCAAGAGTGAAGCTGAGTCGGACGCCAACATTGTGAGGGGTACTTTCCTTGTAAACTCTAAACCTGCTTTTGTACTCTTTGATTATGGAGCTTCACATTCATTTTTATCTAAATCTTTTATCGAAAAACATTCCCTTAAACCTTCTTCCTCATGTCAAGCTAAGGTAACCACATCCTCAGGTGAAACCTTTCTCAGTAAGAACCTTTACTTAGGTATGCCTATTGTCATCTCTGAAACCGAACTACCCGTGAAGCTTATCGAGTTTAATTTAAAAGACTTCGATTTGGTTTTGGGAATGGATTGGTTAAGGAAGTATCAGGCAAAAATCAATTGTGCTAAACAGAGAATTACCTTTAGAGGCCCTAAGGGAAATAAACTAACCTACCAAGAAACTACTTCCGAGCCACCAAAGACCAAGCTTATCTCCGCCTTAAATCTCCAGACCCGTCTTAGGAAAGGCTACCCCGTAATTTGTGCCATGTAA
- the LOC130807273 gene encoding uncharacterized protein LOC130807273: MASPKLMIGVALFVLLLIQVSIATRTISSYDGDESGGRDGGGFGMSSGSGNEGSHKGGYNSGGSQDGSGSGGSGSGSGSGSGSDDGSGSSSGSSSSGGSSSGSGSSGGYGSSSGSGSSGGSGSGSESGSSGGSGSGSGSGSSGGSKSSSGSGSSGGSSSGGGSSGGYGSSSGSGSSGGSGSGFESGSSGSGSGSGSASSGGSGSGSGSGSNGGYKSSSGSGSNGSNSGGNDDGKGSDNGSGGSGSSSGGGYNLLARTTTIRLLVGIALSCNLVIHQMTVKMTFLYGDLEEDLYMTQLEGFIMKGQEQKSDKCVYSKFDNKGNNVIICLYVDNMLNFGTRLFQMIGSLMYSMISTRPEIAYAVGKLSSREPPVLERYSVTSEIINKEDSSSTSTWNLLFEIPLLPELISPVAIHCESNSALVRAYSKVYNDNFKKVLPRNSIDYASIGIELCPINTNDRTQTNALLTAGSYDSSGSIKCSLVLELKSCRWMCHITRTQKLSIGEPIYVCSKLATSGSQDGNIDFS; the protein is encoded by the exons ATGGCTAGTCCCAAATTGATGATAGGGGTTGCATTGTTTGTTCTACTTCTCATACAAGTCAGCATTGCAACTAGAACAATATCTAGCTATGACGGTGATGAAAGTGGAGGTAGGGATGGAGGTGGGTTTGGTATGTCTAGTGGAAGTGGAAACGAGGGTTCACATAAAGGTGGATACAACAGTGGAGGGAGCCAAGATGGAAGTGGTAGTGGAGGCTCTGGATCTGGCTCTGGTTCGGGAAGTGGTTCAGATGATGGCTCTGGATCTAGTTCAGGAAGCAGTTCAAGCGGTGGCTCTAGTTCAGGGAGTGGATCAAGTGGTGGTTATGGATCTAGTTCAGGTAGCGGTTCAAGTGGTGGCTCTGGATCTGGTTCAGAAAGCGGTTCAAGTGGTGGCTCTGGATCTGGTTCCGGAAGCGGTTCAAGTGGTGGCTCCAAATCTAGTTCAGGAAGCGGTTCAAGTGGTGGTTCTAGTTCAGGGGGTGGTTCAAGTGGTGGCTATGGATCTAGTTCAGGTAGCGGTTCAAGTGGTGGCTCTGGATCTGGTTTCGAAAGCGGTTCAAGTGGCTCAGGATCTGGTTCAGGAAGCGCTTCAAGTGGTGGGTCTGGATCTGGTTCAGGAAGTGGTTCAAATGGTGGTTATAAATCTAGTTCAGGAAGCGGTTCCAATGGTAGCAATAGTGGAGGTAATGATGATGGAAAAGGCAGTGATAATGGAAGTGGTGGTTCTGGATCAAGTTCTGGGGGTGGTTATAACTTAC TTGCAAGGACAACCACTATAAGGTTATTGGTGGGGATAGCTTTGTCATGTAATCTAGTTATCCATCAAATGACTGTCAAAATGACATTCTTGTATGGTGATTTAGAAGAGGATTTATACATGACACAACTTGAAGGGTTTATCATGAAAGGACAAGAACAAAAG TCAGATAAGTGTGTATATAGCAAGTTTGATAACAAAGGCAACAATGTTATCATTTGTCTATATGTGGATAACATGCTTAATTTCGGTACACGTTTATTTCAA ATGATTGGATCTTTAATGTATTCTATGATCTCAACAAGGCCCGAAATAGCTTATGCAGTTGGAAAGCTAAGTAG TCGAGAACCTCCAGTACTCGAAAGGTACTCGGTTACAAGTGAGATCATTAACAAAGAAGATTCATCTTCTACTAGTACTTGG AATCTCTTATTTGAGATACCATTATTACCTGAACTTATTTCACCGGTGGCTATCCATTGTGAAAGTAATTCGGCTTTGGTAAGGGCCTATAGTAAAGTTTATAATG ATAACTTtaaaaaagttttgccaagGAATTCCATTGATTATGCCTCAATTGGAATTGAGTTGTGTCCAATTAACACTAATGATAGAACCCAAACTAACGCTCTGTTAACGGCCGGGTCTTACGATTCA AGTGGGTCAATAAAATGTTCTCTAGTTCTAGAGTTGAAGAGCTGTAGATGGATGTGTCATATTACAAGAACACAAAAGTTATCTATAGGAGAACCTATCTATGTATGTTCGAAGTTAGCCACTTCAGGAAGTCAGGATGGAAATATAGACTTTTCATGA